Below is a window of Candidatus Rickettsiella isopodorum DNA.
TAGTAAACCATGAGAATGACCAATAATACCAAAGATTATTTTTAGTCCTGCTAATAGGATATTTTTTAATCCTCCCCATAAAGCAATAGAGCGAGTTTGTTCATAGCGGGAAGTATGCATTTAACAACTACCTATTTGTATAGCCATGAAAATTTCTCGACATTGTGTACTGCTGGATAGTAAATAATGGCCATGGATACGACACCACGCTGAAATATCAGACAGACTCCCTTTATCAGTACAGACAATCTCTAAAATATCTCCGGGCTTTAATGTTTTTACGCGGGCTTGT
It encodes the following:
- a CDS encoding sulfurtransferase TusA family protein — encoded protein: MTHQLDARRLLCPLPVIKVQARVKTLKPGDILEIVCTDKGSLSDISAWCRIHGHYLLSSSTQCREIFMAIQIGSC